GGCAGCCGGTGGATGTTTTCTTAGGTGCTGATGGCAATGACTGAACTTGCGATTGATGTGCGCGGCCTGAGCAAGCATTTTGGTAATAAAGTAGCGGTAAATAAGGTCGATCTGCAGCTACCGAAAGGGCAGGTATGGGGTTTTCTTGGGCCCAATGGATCTGGAAAAACCACAACGATAAGAATGTTGTGCGGACTGTTAAAGGCAACGGAAGGCGAGGGCCGCTGCCTTGGTTTTGATTTGCGAAGCGACGCGGAGCTCATTCGCCGGCATACCGGTTATATGACGCAGAAATTTTCGTTTTGGAATGAGTTAACGGTGCGTGAAAATTTAGAATTCGTCGCCCGCATATACGAGCTCGAGAATAGACGACGCTGCGTTGATGACACTCTCGAGGTGCTCGGCTTGGGCCATCGCCAGCATCAGCTGGCAGAGGCATTGTCAGGCGGCTGGAAGCAACGGTTGGCCCTTGCCGCCGTCACCATGCACAAGCCTGAATTATTGCTTTTAGATGAACCGACCGCCGGGGTAGATCCACAGGCGCGTCGCGATTTCTGGGATCAAATACATCGGCTCTCCAATGAGGGCATGACCGTATTAGTGTCTACCCACTATATGGATGAGGCCGAACGTTGCGATCACATCGTCTATCTGGCACACGGTAATTTAATCACCGAAGGCACGGTGGCTGACATTATTGATCAATCTGGTTTGATAAGTTTCCGCGCCGAGGGGACCGGTGTCCGGAGTCTGGAGCCACATATTGCTGCGCAGGCCGGTGTTGAGTACGCGGCCTATTTTGCTGCGGGCTTACATATTTGCGGTCACGACCGAGCTCTTTTAGAGAAAGCGGTGAGCTCCGTAGCTAGCAAAGGCTACCACTGGCAGGAGATTCGACCGAGTTTAGAGGATGTCTTTATAGCCTTAATGGATCAGTCTGGGGCAGATTTGCGGAGTCACGCATGAGTGATCGCGGGCGATACAGCACAGGTATTAATTTTGCTCGAATTAACGCGGTGTTTATTAAAGAATTAATTCAAATGCGTCGCGATAGGCTGACATTTGCCGTTATGCTGGCTATTCCTATTCTTGAATTGGTGTTATTTGGCTACGCGATTAATACTGATCCAAAGCATTTGCCAACCGCCGTGCACGCCGAGGAATATACCCCGCAGGTACGCAGCGTGCTGGCAGGCTTGGAGCATTCTGATTACTTTGATGTGAGCATGAATATCCCAGATGCCCGCACTGGTGATCACTTGCTCGCCAGTGGTAGGGCGGTGTTTGTGATCGAAATACCAGCAGGTTTCACCGAGCGATTACTGCGAGGCAAGCGCCCGCAACTGCTGGTGGCCGCAGACGCCACTGATCCAGTGGCGGCGTCAAATGCACTGAGTCGAATCAATACCATTGTAAATAGATCATTGCGCAAAGATTTTACTGGCGCTTTGGCTTATTTGCAGGTGGACCCTGGGCCAGTTGAAGTGGTTATTCACCCCCGGTATAACCCCGAGGGTATTACTCAGTACAATATTGTCCCCGGTTTGCTGGGTGTCATTTTAACCATGACCTTGGTGATGATTACTGGGGTGGCTATGACCCGAGAAACCGAGCGCGGCACAATGGAAAACTTATTGGCAATGCCAGGTTCACCATTCGAGGTGATGATCGGCAAAATCATGCCGTTTCTCGGTGTTGGTGCGGTGCAAACGCTTATTGTCTTGCTTGTTGCGCATTGGCTTTTTGCAGTGCCATTTGTAGGCAGTATCAGTTTGTTGTTGATGAGTGTGGTACTTTTTATTATTGCAAATTTAGCCCTGGGTTTTACGTTTTCGACCATTGCGAAATCGCAAATTCAGGCAATGCAGTTAACCGTGTTTTTCTTTTTGCCATCAATGTTGCTGTCTGGTTTTATGTTTCCTTTCCGGGGCATGCCGGCATGGGCACAGGCCATTGGAGAAGTGCTGCCGCTAACGCATTTTTTGCGGGTGGTGAGGGGAATAATGCTCAAAGGCGCGGGCTTTAAAGATTTGAAAATGGATTTAGCCGCAATTGTGGTCTTTATGCTTGTGGTGGTATTTATTGCGATGCTTCGCTACAAACGCACACTAGATTGAGAGCCAATTATTTTTGATGCCACGGCGCTGTCACGTGTAGAGTAGTCCTTAACCTTTACATTTATGACTCTGATCCCAAGTGATTTGGGGGACGGGTGTGCAAAGCAGGAGCGAACTATGAATGATGCGCTAAGGATATT
This portion of the Zhongshania sp. R06B22 genome encodes:
- a CDS encoding ABC transporter ATP-binding protein, encoding MTELAIDVRGLSKHFGNKVAVNKVDLQLPKGQVWGFLGPNGSGKTTTIRMLCGLLKATEGEGRCLGFDLRSDAELIRRHTGYMTQKFSFWNELTVRENLEFVARIYELENRRRCVDDTLEVLGLGHRQHQLAEALSGGWKQRLALAAVTMHKPELLLLDEPTAGVDPQARRDFWDQIHRLSNEGMTVLVSTHYMDEAERCDHIVYLAHGNLITEGTVADIIDQSGLISFRAEGTGVRSLEPHIAAQAGVEYAAYFAAGLHICGHDRALLEKAVSSVASKGYHWQEIRPSLEDVFIALMDQSGADLRSHA
- a CDS encoding ABC transporter permease; the encoded protein is MSDRGRYSTGINFARINAVFIKELIQMRRDRLTFAVMLAIPILELVLFGYAINTDPKHLPTAVHAEEYTPQVRSVLAGLEHSDYFDVSMNIPDARTGDHLLASGRAVFVIEIPAGFTERLLRGKRPQLLVAADATDPVAASNALSRINTIVNRSLRKDFTGALAYLQVDPGPVEVVIHPRYNPEGITQYNIVPGLLGVILTMTLVMITGVAMTRETERGTMENLLAMPGSPFEVMIGKIMPFLGVGAVQTLIVLLVAHWLFAVPFVGSISLLLMSVVLFIIANLALGFTFSTIAKSQIQAMQLTVFFFLPSMLLSGFMFPFRGMPAWAQAIGEVLPLTHFLRVVRGIMLKGAGFKDLKMDLAAIVVFMLVVVFIAMLRYKRTLD